Proteins encoded together in one Lathyrus oleraceus cultivar Zhongwan6 chromosome 5, CAAS_Psat_ZW6_1.0, whole genome shotgun sequence window:
- the LOC127084807 gene encoding disease resistance protein RPM1: protein MAEVAVSLVIDQLLPLLREEVKLFRGIHKEFADIKDELESIQAFLKDADKKSATTEGVKTWVKQVREAAFRIEDIIDEYMIQVGQQPRDHGCASLLHKLKAIISRRRIASEIQDIKSYVRGIKERSERYGFQRSLEHGPSNSTEIRNSKWHHPRLAALYMEESEVVGFEEPRKRLIDWMVKGRDERTVVSVVGMGGQGKTTLAKKVFDSKDLVRHFDSRVWITVSQSFNVEDLLREMLIKFSKEKGDGAPRDISQMDRGSLTEQVRNYLQQKRYIVVFDDVWSVHFWDDIQFAVIDNKNGSRIFITTRNRNVVVSCKKSSFTEMLELQPLTQEQSLELFNKKAFKFDYDGCCPKELTAIANEIVQKCNGLPLAIVAIGGLLSTREKTGFEWHRFRENLSLELKKDANLIGIKEILGLSYDDLPYYLKSCLLYFAIYPVDYVVRSKTVIHHWIAEGFVKEERGKTLEEVAEGYLTELIHRNLVQVSSLRYDGKVKCCRVHDLIRDMILEINENLNFCKHISVDGQSNLSGIVRRLLVTTELRTGLDDLNLHIERLHVRSLFFFSNDQVSFMHFWRIPKKFRLLKVLDYEHVRLVHPPHEVGSLIHLKYLKLNYLRKIELPKSIGMLQNLETLDARHAYTLELPKEISKLRKLRHLISTNISLIELKSGIGEMTSLQTFRNVDLNMDGAAEVIKELGKLKQMRDLRLLNVHEEDGSILSSSINEMKHLEKLNVELSFQSNKSIGLDLISAPMMLRKLSLLGMLKKLPKSIPELQNLVVLRLTQSLLTKDPMQFLKSLQHLLILSLTRNAFEGLCLHFEDGGFEKLKELYVENLSELRVIIIEKGALPSLKKLQLLSLFNLKNLPKGILHLEKLEVLNIYTEDLSWITEHMPTLKINYFVT, encoded by the coding sequence ATGGCGGAAGTGGCTGTGTCATTAGTTATTGACCAACTACTACCGCTCTTAAGGGAAGAAGTGAAGCTGTTTAGAGGTATTCACAAGGAGTTTGCTGATATTAAAGATGAACTTGAAAGTATTCAAGCGTTCCTTAAGGATGCTGATAAAAAATCTGCAACAACTGAAGGAGTCAAAACATGGGTGAAGCAAGTTAGGGAAGCAGCTTTTCGCATTGAAGATATCATTGACGAGTATATGATCCAGGTAGGACAGCAACCTCGTGATCATGGATGTGCATCTTTACTCCATAAGCTCAAAGCTATAATCTCTCGGCGTCGAATAGCGTCTGAGATTCAAGACATTAAGTCATATGTACGAGGGATCAAGGAAAGAAGTGAAAGATATGGCTTCCAACGTTCTCTTGAACATGGACCAAGCAATTCTACGGAGATCCGGAATTCTAAATGGCATCACCCTCGATTGGCTGCTCTTTACATGGAAGAATCTGAAGTGGTGGGTTTTGAAGAGCCAAGGAAAAGATTGATTGATTGGATGGTAAAGGGAAGGGATGAGCGCACTGTAGTTTCTGTGGTAGGAATGGGAGGGCAAGGAAAAACCACTCTTGCTAAGAAAGTTTTTGACAGCAAGGATCTAGTCCGCCACTTCGATTCTCGTGTTTGGATCACAGTCTCTCAATCATTTAATGTTGAAGACTTGTTGAGGGAGATGCTGATAAAGTTTTCCAAAGAAAAAGGAGACGGTGCTCCTAGGGATATTTCTCAAATGGATCGAGGGTCATTGACCGAACAAGTGCGAAACTACTTGCAGCAAAAGAGGTACATTGTGGTGTTTGATGATGTTTGGAGTGTACATTTTTGGGATGATATTCAATTTGCTGTAATTGATAATAAAAATGGAAGTAGGATATTTATCACAACTAGGAACCGAAATGTTGTGGTTTCTTGTAAAAAATCTTCTTTCACTGAGATGCTTGAATTGCAACCTCTAACTCAAGAACAATCTCTAGAGCTGTTCAATAAGAAGGCATTCAAATTTGACTATGACGGGTGCTGTCCAAAAGAGCTTACTGCTATAGCCAATGAAATTGTTCAAAAATGTAATGGCTTACCACTAGCAATTGTTGCCATTGGTGGTCTTTTGTCTACAAGAGAGAAAACTGGGTTTGAGTGGCATAGATTTAGAGAAAACCTGAGTTTAGAGCTAAAGAAAGATGCAAATTTAATTGGGATAAAAGAAATTCTTGGTTTAAGCTATGATGATTTGCCTTATTATCTCAAGTCATGCTTGTTGTATTTTGCAATATATCCGGTAGATTATGTGGTTAGATCAAAGACTGTGATTCATCATTGGATAGCGGAAGGGTTTGTGAAGGAGGAAAGGGGGAAGACATTGGAAGAAGTAGCAGAAGGATATTTAACAGAGCTAATCCATAGAAACTTGGTGCAAGTATCCTCGCTTAGATATGATGGTAAGGTTAAATGCTGTCGTGTTCATGATCTAATACGTGATATGATTCTTGAAATCAATGAGAATTTAAATTTTTGCAAGCATATTAGTGTTGATGGACAATCAAACTTAAGTGGAATTGTTCGACGCTTGTTAGTAACTACCGAATTAAGAACGGGTCTTGATGATTTAAATTTGCATATTGAAAGGTTGCATGTTCGGTCATTGTTTTTTTTTAGCAATGATCAAGTAAGTTTCATGCATTTTTGGAGAATCCCTAAGAAATTCAGGTTATTGAAGGTTCTTGATTATGAACATGTGCGATTAGTCCATCCTCCTCATGAGGTTGGAAGTTTGATCCATTTGAAGTATTTAAAGCTCAATTATTTAAGAAAAATTGAACTTCCAAAATCCATTGGCATGCTCCAGAACCTAGAGACCTTAGATGCAAGACATGCATATACCCTTGAGTTGCCGAAAGAGATTAGCAAGCTTAGAAAGCTAAGACATCTTATCAGCACTAATATTTCTTTGATTGAACTAAAGAGTGGTATTGGAGAGATGACATCCCTACAAACGTTTCGTAATGTTGATTTAAATATGGATGGAGCTGCAGAGGTAATTAAAGAGTTAGGAAAGCTGAAACAGATGAGGGATTTGCGGTTGCTTAATGTTCATGAGGAAGATGGAAGCATTCTGTCTTCTTCAATCAATGAAATGAAACACTTGGAGAAACTAAATGTTGAATTATCTTTTCAAAGTAATAAATCCATTGGTTTGGATTTGATTTCCGCACCAATGATGCTTCGAAAACTTTCACTTTTGGGAATGTTAAAGAAGTTGCCAAAGTCGATTCCAGAGCTTCAGAATCTTGTTGTGTTGAGGTTGACGCAGTCCTTATTAACTAAAGATCCAATGCAATTCCTAAAAAGTTTGCAGCACTTGTTGATCCTCTCTCTGACCCGCAATGCCTTTGAAGGTTTATGTTTGCATTTTGAAGATGGAGGGTTTGAGAAACTAAAGGAACTGTATGTTGAGAATTTATCTGAATTGAGAGTTATTATCATCGAAAAAGGAGCTCTTCCTTCTCTGAAAAAGCTTCAGTTACTCTCGCTCTTCAATCTCAAGAATTTACCCAAAGGAATCCTACACCTAGAGAAGCTTGAAGTTCTCAATATTTATACTGAGGATTTGAGTTGGATCACAGAGCATATGCCCACtcttaaaattaattattttgtTACATAA